In the Bdellovibrionales bacterium CG10_big_fil_rev_8_21_14_0_10_45_34 genome, ATCTTTTTGAGATTCGGATTACAGGAAAAAATGGCAACTTTAGGTTCTATGGCTATTTCTACGGTGGCGACTTGATTATCGACCAACACACGGTTTCGTCTGAGCACAATGCCAAATTGTTAAAGGATTTTTCAGACAAACTGAAAGTTTCTTTGGCGCGCAGAGCCCGTACAAACCCCATCAACTAGGAGTGATAAAAATAGATAAGACCTTTGCTATGGGGTTTAGTGTGGCGATTACAGAGGCGTTTAGTATGGCGTTTGCTCTAGCGTTTACCTAGTTGTTTCGGCGAATTGGCAAAGGCCCCCGGTCTCTTGCAAAACCTGGTCGAGTTCCGCTGCGCGAATCGGGGTCTAGTTGCACTTGGTTAACCCTGCAAGAAGCTGATATCCTTTGATAATGCATCATCCGATTCTCATCTTGGTAGGCGGCTTAACTCTATTTTTGTTCGGCATGAGTATTGTCAGTGAGCATCTTCAGAGGCTTGCGGCTAATCGCGTTCGAGACGCCCTATCGAAACTAGAAAGAAGAAATGTATTCTCCGTAGTTATTGGCGTTTTACTGACCGTTATGCTTCAGAGTTCAGGTGCAGTTACCTCCATGTTGGTTGGCCTTGGTAGCGCAAAGATTATTCGCCTCCCACAGATTATGGGCATAATTATAGGCTCCTCAGTCGGAACAACTCTCACCGTTCAGTTGATAAGTTTTAAAATTGTCGAGTATGGATTGCCTCTTTTTATACTTGGTTTCTCTGTTTATTTTGTGACGAAATCTCGTTATACCCGCAGCATTTCTGCCGTTCTTATGGGTTTTGGGATGGTTTTTTGGGGCCTCGAACTTATGGGGCAGGGATCAGAGTTTCTAAAAGAAAACAATATTTTCCAGCAGCTTCTCATGAGTATGAAGGGTGAGCCATTACTAGCCATGGTAGTAACGGCTTTAATGACGGGTTTGGTTCATAGTAGTGCCGTAGTTATTGGTCTTGCAATGACTCTAACCACCTCGGGACTTATGGATCTTACTGACTCTATGTACTGGGTTTTTGGGGCGAATATCGGTACAACCTCCACGGCGTTGTTAGCATCGTTAAACTCGAATTACGTTGGCAGACAAGTGGCGTGGGCTCACTTCGCATTTAAACTTGGCAGTGTTTTGTTATTCCTACCAATTGTGGGGCCTTTCGCCTATTGGGTGGATGCTTTGGAGCCAACCGCATCACGTGACATTGCAAACGCTCACACGATTTACAACGTAGTTGCAGCCATCTTGTTCTTTCCTTTT is a window encoding:
- a CDS encoding Na/Pi cotransporter family protein, with translation MHHPILILVGGLTLFLFGMSIVSEHLQRLAANRVRDALSKLERRNVFSVVIGVLLTVMLQSSGAVTSMLVGLGSAKIIRLPQIMGIIIGSSVGTTLTVQLISFKIVEYGLPLFILGFSVYFVTKSRYTRSISAVLMGFGMVFWGLELMGQGSEFLKENNIFQQLLMSMKGEPLLAMVVTALMTGLVHSSAVVIGLAMTLTTSGLMDLTDSMYWVFGANIGTTSTALLASLNSNYVGRQVAWAHFAFKLGSVLLFLPIVGPFAYWVDALEPTASRDIANAHTIYNVVAAILFFPFIDLAARRFEKFIRPTSQEREFGPEFLTTSTHENPALAYARARREVMRMGDILKEMVVESAQLFDQYRPDLIDKIKTQDSQLDLLNREIKMYLVRHQGDANWWGSSAFQVISFANDLESVGDVVDGHLIDLAVKQQELKIDFSSEGHQEILDLHQEVVKVMELSLSAFHLSDPNLATQAIKMKRDISERELECRRSHVKRLQQGRAESIRTSSIHLEVLMDLKRISSLVCNHCYALAGESKKAPEA